A genome region from Chlorogloeopsis sp. ULAP01 includes the following:
- a CDS encoding SIMPL domain-containing protein (The SIMPL domain is named for its presence in mouse protein SIMPL (signalling molecule that associates with mouse pelle-like kinase). Bacterial member BP26, from Brucella, was shown to assemble into a channel-like structure, while YggE from E. coli has been associated with resistance to oxidative stress.) → MNKSTLSGSRLLTRNLWKTVPLALLVYVTFAQPIWAQEKEKMFRTLTVTGRGVESIPATLAQVVLGVEVQTKTAQEAQQETARRSKAVVALLKSRNVQKLQTTGITLNPVYSYKDNVQRLTGYVATNTVSFRIATEQAGTLLDEAVKAGATQISSISFVATDEAIAQAQKQALKEATQEAQQQADAVFGTLGFQRKEVVSIQINGASAPPPPPRPLLRAEAGKLAQDASTPVEGGEQQVEASVTLQISY, encoded by the coding sequence ATGAATAAATCTACTCTATCGGGTTCTCGGTTATTGACTAGGAACCTTTGGAAAACTGTACCTTTGGCTTTGCTTGTATATGTTACTTTTGCCCAACCTATCTGGGCGCAAGAGAAAGAGAAAATGTTTAGAACTTTAACAGTCACTGGTCGTGGAGTAGAATCAATACCTGCAACACTAGCTCAAGTTGTTTTGGGTGTGGAGGTTCAAACTAAAACAGCGCAAGAGGCACAGCAGGAAACTGCGCGCAGATCAAAAGCCGTGGTGGCACTGCTGAAAAGTCGTAACGTGCAGAAATTGCAAACCACTGGCATCACTCTTAATCCAGTTTATAGCTACAAAGATAATGTGCAGCGCCTGACTGGTTACGTTGCTACTAATACCGTGAGTTTTCGCATTGCCACCGAGCAAGCTGGCACTTTATTAGATGAAGCCGTCAAAGCAGGTGCAACGCAAATTAGCAGCATTAGTTTTGTTGCCACTGACGAAGCGATCGCTCAAGCTCAAAAACAAGCACTCAAAGAAGCTACCCAAGAAGCGCAACAGCAAGCTGATGCGGTTTTTGGTACCTTGGGTTTTCAACGCAAAGAAGTAGTTAGTATTCAAATCAATGGAGCAAGTGCGCCACCACCACCGCCACGTCCCCTATTGCGTGCTGAAGCTGGTAAGTTAGCACAGGATGCCTCTACTCCTGTAGAAGGTGGCGAACAACAGGTAGAAGCATCAGTGACGTTGCAAATTAGTTATTAA
- a CDS encoding EVE domain-containing protein: MAYWLLKTEPHEYSYSDLERDGTTVWNGVNNNLALKHLRTMTIGDLVLIYHTGNERQVMGLAEVISQPYPDPALNDAKRVVVDLRVVRKVPQPVTLTQIKQDTSFENFDLLRLPRLSVVPVSEFHWQRLLQLSDN, encoded by the coding sequence ATGGCGTATTGGTTGCTGAAAACTGAACCACACGAGTATTCCTATTCAGACTTAGAACGTGATGGTACTACAGTTTGGAATGGAGTGAACAACAACCTAGCCCTCAAGCATCTACGTACAATGACGATTGGCGATCTGGTACTAATTTATCACACAGGCAATGAACGACAAGTTATGGGCTTGGCAGAGGTAATAAGTCAACCTTACCCCGATCCAGCATTGAACGACGCCAAGCGAGTAGTTGTAGATTTGCGAGTAGTGCGAAAAGTACCTCAACCTGTTACCCTGACTCAAATTAAACAAGATACCAGCTTTGAAAACTTTGACTTGTTGCGTTTGCCTAGATTATCTGTAGTCCCAGTATCAGAGTTTCACTGGCAACGCCTTCTACAATTATCAGATAACTAG
- the mreC gene encoding rod shape-determining protein MreC, translating into MFTLRGRWWEHKGLQVGLIALLLGGAWLVRHTQGGLLLEIYQGFSRQFQILQPGQPPEERIKNARVVELETRIVELENQNKKLKELLKYIEKEPLSSRPVPARVVGRSADNWWQQVILNRGSQAGIQEGFIVKAEGGLVGLVETVTPHTSRILLISDLKSKVGVNVSRTGAKGVLRGDLSADAVLEFYEKVPNAKPGDVIVTSTYSQKFPSGLPVGRIKSLDVKKLPASVAKVELFPSIRSLDWVSVYPKPESEHLEGSSSANQQSRKFN; encoded by the coding sequence ATGTTTACATTACGTGGTCGATGGTGGGAACATAAAGGGTTACAAGTTGGACTAATCGCTTTATTGCTCGGTGGTGCTTGGTTAGTTCGACACACCCAAGGAGGATTGTTACTGGAAATTTATCAAGGTTTTAGCCGTCAGTTTCAAATTTTGCAGCCTGGACAACCACCAGAAGAACGGATTAAGAATGCCAGAGTTGTGGAACTAGAAACCCGGATAGTAGAGTTAGAAAATCAAAATAAAAAGCTTAAAGAATTATTGAAATATATCGAGAAAGAACCTCTTTCATCGCGCCCTGTTCCAGCAAGGGTGGTAGGGCGTAGTGCCGACAACTGGTGGCAACAAGTAATCCTCAATCGTGGTAGTCAAGCCGGAATTCAAGAAGGCTTCATTGTGAAGGCTGAAGGTGGGTTGGTAGGTTTGGTAGAGACTGTGACTCCCCATACTAGCCGCATACTATTAATCAGCGATCTCAAGAGTAAAGTTGGTGTAAATGTTAGCCGCACCGGAGCTAAGGGAGTTTTGCGGGGTGATTTGTCGGCAGATGCAGTACTAGAGTTTTATGAGAAAGTTCCAAATGCTAAACCCGGAGATGTAATTGTGACATCTACTTATAGTCAAAAGTTTCCATCTGGATTGCCAGTAGGACGAATAAAGTCTTTAGATGTTAAGAAACTTCCGGCATCTGTAGCAAAAGTGGAACTGTTTCCGTCGATACGTTCTTTAGATTGGGTAAGTGTATACCCGAAGCCGGAAAGCGAACATCTGGAGGGTTCTTCATCAGCGAATCAACAGTCACGAAAATTTAATTAG
- the mreD gene encoding rod shape-determining protein MreD: MKIPAFRGSRQKKPKLRFSKGSARRSQKSIISIKPLSRWHPNLRQLVNWIVIFGSALLCLLMLPTRFIGMELLGIGPNWLLIWVVAWSVKRTIIQGALAGIVLGLLQDAMTSPDPTHVLSLGMVGFLTALLQKQRFIQEDFISIALIVFGMAVLAETIFACQLVLMGDRNSVHIWTYYQKVALASAIVSSLWAPVVYFPLNRWWQRLKLAQQQS; encoded by the coding sequence ATGAAAATTCCTGCATTTCGAGGTAGCAGGCAGAAAAAGCCAAAATTGCGATTCTCCAAAGGAAGTGCTAGGCGATCGCAAAAATCAATAATTTCCATTAAACCCCTATCTCGTTGGCATCCCAACCTCCGACAGCTGGTAAATTGGATTGTGATTTTTGGATCTGCACTCTTGTGCTTGCTGATGCTACCCACCCGCTTTATTGGTATGGAATTATTGGGAATAGGGCCGAACTGGCTATTAATTTGGGTAGTGGCTTGGAGTGTTAAGCGTACAATTATTCAAGGAGCATTAGCAGGTATAGTTTTGGGATTACTTCAAGATGCAATGACATCACCCGATCCTACTCATGTCTTAAGTCTTGGAATGGTGGGTTTTCTCACAGCTTTGCTACAAAAGCAGCGTTTTATTCAAGAAGACTTTATTTCGATTGCTTTAATTGTCTTTGGAATGGCAGTACTGGCAGAAACTATCTTTGCCTGCCAATTGGTATTGATGGGCGATCGCAATTCAGTACATATTTGGACTTACTATCAAAAGGTTGCTCTTGCTTCTGCTATTGTCAGTAGTCTCTGGGCTCCTGTGGTTTATTTTCCCCTCAATCGTTGGTGGCAACGGCTGAAATTAGCACAGCAACAATCTTAA
- a CDS encoding cation:proton antiporter: protein MISIESMQFLGATNFSLPLLATTAETADSSLVVAAVLLSLVVVYLASKLGGELSNRFGLPPVLGELVGGVVVGVSVLHLLVFPEAGADSSSSLIISFLETTAGLSPDAADAVFAAQSEVISVLAELGVIILLFEIGLESNLKDLMEVGIQAAIVAVVGVVVPFTAGTAGLMILFGIPAVPAIFAGAALTATSIGITSKVLSELGRLNSKEGQIILGAAVIDDVLGIIVLAVVASLAKDGTVDVGKVVYLMISASAFLVGAIALGNIFNKSFVAIVNKLKTRGELIIPAFIFAFVMAYIAAVIQLEAILGAFAAGLVLEETDKRKELQKQIIPIADMLVPIFFVTVGAKTDLGVLNPAIPSNREGLIMAGFLIGVAIFGKVVTGLSVFGQSQINRLAIGVGMIPRGEVGLVFLGIGSNIGILSKPLEAAIIMMVILTTFLAPPWLRFVFPEPTTALADSDQLVLNSSSQTALAIESPGTNMSTSDDGKASEPSPNSSEGNK from the coding sequence ATGATTTCTATAGAATCAATGCAGTTTTTAGGTGCAACTAACTTTTCTTTACCTTTGTTGGCAACGACAGCCGAAACAGCAGATAGTTCGCTGGTAGTGGCAGCAGTGCTGCTGAGTTTAGTCGTAGTTTATTTGGCTAGCAAACTCGGAGGAGAACTATCAAACCGCTTTGGTTTGCCGCCTGTATTAGGTGAATTAGTAGGTGGTGTAGTTGTCGGTGTATCTGTCTTACATTTGTTGGTGTTTCCTGAAGCAGGGGCAGATAGTTCTAGTTCTTTAATTATTTCTTTTTTGGAAACTACTGCCGGTTTAAGTCCTGATGCAGCCGATGCCGTGTTTGCAGCCCAATCGGAGGTAATTTCCGTTTTGGCAGAACTGGGTGTAATCATCCTGCTGTTTGAAATTGGTTTAGAGTCGAACTTAAAAGATTTGATGGAGGTGGGCATCCAAGCCGCCATTGTGGCAGTGGTTGGGGTGGTTGTACCCTTTACTGCTGGCACAGCAGGATTAATGATTTTGTTTGGTATCCCAGCAGTGCCGGCGATTTTTGCTGGGGCGGCGTTAACTGCCACAAGTATTGGTATCACTTCTAAGGTGCTATCAGAACTGGGACGTTTAAATTCCAAAGAAGGGCAAATTATTCTTGGTGCTGCGGTTATTGATGACGTATTGGGAATTATCGTTCTAGCAGTAGTAGCAAGCTTGGCTAAAGATGGCACAGTAGATGTAGGCAAAGTTGTTTATTTGATGATCAGCGCCAGTGCTTTTCTTGTGGGTGCGATCGCACTGGGTAATATTTTCAATAAGAGCTTTGTCGCGATCGTTAATAAATTGAAAACACGGGGTGAACTGATCATACCAGCATTCATTTTTGCCTTTGTTATGGCATATATTGCCGCCGTAATTCAGCTAGAAGCGATTTTAGGGGCTTTTGCAGCAGGTTTAGTTCTCGAAGAAACAGATAAGCGCAAAGAACTACAAAAGCAGATTATTCCCATTGCCGATATGCTGGTGCCGATTTTCTTTGTCACTGTTGGAGCCAAAACTGACTTGGGTGTTTTAAATCCAGCAATTCCCAGCAACCGAGAAGGTTTAATCATGGCTGGTTTCCTCATTGGAGTAGCAATCTTCGGTAAAGTTGTCACAGGGTTAAGCGTATTTGGTCAATCCCAAATTAATCGTTTGGCAATTGGTGTGGGAATGATTCCACGGGGTGAAGTCGGATTGGTATTTCTTGGTATAGGATCAAACATAGGCATTCTCTCAAAACCACTGGAGGCAGCCATTATCATGATGGTTATCCTCACAACGTTTTTAGCCCCTCCTTGGTTGCGGTTTGTGTTTCCTGAACCAACAACTGCGCTTGCAGACTCAGACCAATTAGTCTTAAATAGTTCCTCTCAAACTGCCTTAGCCATAGAATCACCTGGTACAAATATGTCAACATCAGATGATGGCAAGGCTTCTGAACCTAGCCCCAATTCTTCGGAGGGCAATAAATAA
- a CDS encoding N-acetylmuramoyl-L-alanine amidase: MKIHWLIPGTVLSISLLSSPADAANLQSWRFDADRNQLEINTDGAVQPTAQLIFNPTRLVIDLPGIKFGRPQLVQNVGGAIRAVRVGQFDPQITRVVVELNPGYTLDPQKVKFEGISASRWRVQLPKPEREAAAPLANRNLYSVVTTESPNPSGEKETIAKTTEAATQIENFLATGDGFFIRTSGSGKPGVKVKRSDDRTNIYLDISDAALSPNLARRELPINRYGVSDVQLTQLDTSKPTVRLTMRVNRNSPDWRVIPSGSNGLVVLPRGGVSRLPASSTSRLPRQEEQSNSTPTNPSPRSLETDSPATIESVELTGNGTQLLIKGDRSLSATSGWDRSSLMYRITVNNARLASTVKGPTLNDSSPLLRIRLRQQNPNTVAIFIQPAAGVQIRQLNRLNSPLLALELQRSSGRILPPIGRSPSRVTPPVALPPLPKPNPRPMSEGQVPPKPRPAAPPRRAVNGRVVVLIDPGHGGKDAGAIGIGGTREKDIILPISKKLAQILQQNGVQVVLTRNSDYFVTLPGRVAMAERANADVFVSIHANSVGLGRPDVNGLETYYYDTGNRLARIVHNSILRSVNIRDRGVRKARFYVLRKSSMPSILVETGYLTGREDITRLRATWYQNQMAEAIARGILQYLKQR; encoded by the coding sequence GTGAAAATACACTGGTTGATACCTGGTACTGTTTTAAGTATCTCCCTGTTATCGTCGCCTGCTGATGCAGCGAACCTGCAATCTTGGCGTTTTGATGCCGATCGAAATCAGTTGGAAATTAACACTGATGGGGCTGTTCAACCCACCGCACAATTGATTTTCAATCCGACACGCTTGGTGATTGATTTGCCAGGGATTAAGTTTGGACGTCCACAGCTTGTCCAAAATGTCGGTGGCGCAATTCGCGCTGTCCGAGTTGGACAATTTGACCCCCAAATCACGCGGGTTGTAGTCGAACTCAATCCCGGTTATACTCTTGACCCCCAAAAGGTAAAATTTGAGGGTATCAGTGCCAGTCGTTGGCGAGTGCAATTACCAAAGCCAGAACGTGAAGCAGCAGCACCACTAGCAAACAGAAATCTTTACAGTGTAGTAACTACAGAATCTCCCAATCCATCTGGGGAAAAGGAGACGATCGCCAAAACAACAGAAGCTGCAACTCAAATTGAAAACTTCCTAGCTACAGGAGATGGGTTTTTTATCCGTACTAGTGGCAGTGGTAAACCAGGAGTCAAAGTCAAACGCAGCGATGATCGCACCAATATTTACCTAGACATTTCTGATGCGGCTTTGTCACCAAATCTGGCGCGACGCGAGCTGCCAATTAATCGCTATGGTGTCAGTGATGTTCAACTTACACAGTTGGATACTTCAAAACCCACTGTTCGCCTAACAATGCGGGTAAATAGAAATAGCCCTGATTGGCGAGTCATACCTAGCGGTAGTAATGGTTTGGTAGTATTACCTCGTGGTGGAGTTAGTAGATTGCCTGCCAGTAGCACTTCTCGCCTTCCCAGACAAGAAGAGCAATCAAACTCTACCCCAACTAATCCATCTCCTCGCTCTTTGGAAACAGACTCGCCAGCCACTATTGAATCTGTGGAGTTGACTGGCAATGGTACACAGTTACTAATTAAAGGCGATCGCTCTTTATCTGCTACCAGTGGCTGGGATAGATCCTCGCTCATGTACCGGATCACTGTTAATAATGCTCGCCTCGCTTCTACAGTCAAAGGCCCTACATTAAACGACAGTAGCCCACTGCTGCGAATACGCCTGCGACAGCAAAATCCCAACACTGTCGCTATTTTTATTCAGCCTGCGGCAGGAGTGCAAATTAGGCAACTCAACCGACTCAACAGCCCTCTTTTGGCTTTAGAATTACAACGTTCATCAGGACGAATTCTACCTCCGATTGGCCGCTCACCTAGTCGGGTTACACCTCCGGTTGCTTTACCTCCCCTACCAAAACCCAATCCACGACCAATGTCAGAGGGTCAAGTTCCACCAAAACCCCGCCCTGCTGCACCCCCACGCCGAGCTGTCAATGGGCGAGTGGTAGTCCTGATTGATCCGGGGCATGGCGGTAAAGACGCAGGTGCGATCGGTATTGGGGGAACGCGAGAAAAAGATATCATCCTACCGATTAGTAAAAAGCTGGCGCAAATCTTACAACAAAATGGCGTGCAAGTTGTACTCACACGGAATTCTGACTATTTCGTCACCTTACCGGGAAGAGTCGCGATGGCAGAGCGCGCCAATGCTGATGTCTTTGTTAGTATACACGCCAATTCCGTGGGTTTAGGTCGTCCGGATGTGAATGGTTTGGAAACGTATTATTACGATACAGGTAATAGGCTAGCTCGCATTGTCCACAATAGCATTCTTAGAAGTGTCAATATCAGAGATCGGGGAGTCCGCAAAGCCAGATTCTATGTCCTCCGGAAAAGTTCTATGCCTTCCATTCTTGTAGAGACTGGCTATTTGACAGGACGAGAGGATATTACCAGGCTGCGAGCTACTTGGTACCAAAATCAAATGGCAGAAGCGATCGCTCGTGGTATTCTCCAATATCTCAAACAAAGATGA
- a CDS encoding single-stranded DNA-binding protein: MSINIVTLIGRVGTDPDIKYFESGSVKCKLTLAVNRRTRDGDHTDWFNLELWGKTAQVAGDYVRKGKQIAVKGSLKFESWNDRNTGALRSTPVILVDQLELLGSKRDTEAETMDSNPEHF, translated from the coding sequence ATGAGCATTAATATTGTCACCTTGATTGGTCGTGTAGGTACCGACCCCGATATAAAGTATTTTGAATCTGGAAGTGTAAAGTGTAAGTTAACACTAGCAGTCAACCGCCGAACTAGAGATGGCGATCATACTGATTGGTTCAATTTGGAATTATGGGGAAAAACTGCACAGGTAGCGGGTGATTATGTGCGCAAAGGCAAACAAATTGCCGTCAAAGGTTCTTTGAAGTTTGAATCTTGGAACGATCGCAACACAGGTGCGCTCCGTTCTACACCAGTAATTCTGGTAGATCAACTCGAACTACTCGGTTCTAAGCGGGATACAGAAGCAGAGACAATGGATAGTAATCCGGAACATTTTTAG
- a CDS encoding rod shape-determining protein — protein MGIDLGTANTLVYVSGKGIVLQEPSVVAIDQNEKIALAVGEEAKKMLGRTPENVIALRPLRDGVIADFDTAEIMLKSFIQRVNEGKSLVMPRIVIGIPSGVTGVERRAVMDAATQAGAREVFLIDEPVAAAIGAGLPVADPTGNMIVDIGGGTTEVAVLSLQGTVLSESVRVAGDELTDSIVQYLKKVHNLVIGERTAEDIKIRLGSAYPTHDDDDAMMEVRGLHLLSGLPRTVTIKGPEIRESMAEPLSVIIDAVKRTLERTPPELAADIIDRGIMLAGGGALLKGVDTLISHETGIVTHVAADPLCCVVLGTGRVLENFKQLERVFSARSRNM, from the coding sequence ATGGGTATCGACCTCGGTACCGCTAATACCCTCGTTTATGTATCTGGTAAAGGCATTGTTCTCCAAGAACCATCGGTAGTTGCCATCGATCAAAATGAAAAGATAGCACTGGCGGTAGGAGAAGAAGCCAAAAAAATGCTCGGTCGAACACCGGAAAATGTGATTGCCCTCCGCCCCTTGCGCGATGGTGTAATCGCAGATTTCGATACAGCCGAGATTATGCTCAAAAGCTTTATTCAGCGTGTCAATGAGGGTAAATCGCTGGTGATGCCCCGGATTGTGATTGGTATTCCGAGTGGAGTAACAGGGGTAGAACGGCGGGCTGTGATGGATGCTGCCACTCAAGCAGGTGCTAGAGAAGTTTTTTTAATTGATGAGCCTGTGGCAGCAGCAATTGGCGCGGGTTTACCTGTAGCTGACCCCACTGGCAACATGATTGTTGATATTGGCGGTGGTACTACAGAAGTAGCGGTACTGAGTCTCCAAGGTACAGTACTTAGCGAATCAGTACGCGTGGCTGGAGATGAACTGACAGACTCAATTGTGCAGTACTTGAAGAAAGTTCATAACCTGGTGATTGGAGAACGTACTGCTGAAGATATTAAGATTCGCCTCGGTTCTGCCTATCCAACTCATGATGATGATGATGCGATGATGGAAGTCAGAGGCTTACATTTACTTTCTGGTTTACCACGAACTGTCACCATTAAAGGGCCAGAAATTCGCGAAAGTATGGCAGAACCGCTATCAGTAATTATTGATGCGGTAAAGCGAACTTTGGAACGTACACCACCAGAATTGGCAGCAGATATTATTGACCGAGGTATCATGCTCGCTGGTGGCGGTGCATTGCTTAAAGGAGTAGATACGTTAATTAGTCATGAAACAGGAATTGTAACACACGTTGCAGCTGATCCACTATGTTGTGTGGTTTTAGGTACAGGTCGTGTGTTAGAAAATTTCAAGCAGCTAGAACGAGTTTTCAGTGCTCGTTCCCGCAATATGTAG
- a CDS encoding N-acetylmuramoyl-L-alanine amidase, with protein sequence MKLHWLIPGTVLSISLLSSPADAANLQSWRFDADQNQLEINTDGAVQPTAQLIFNPTRLVIDLPGIKFGRPQLVQNVGGAIRAVRIGQFDPQITRVVVELNPGYTLDPQKVKFEGISASRWRVQLPKPEREAVRQVQLPKPELEPIAAAPTRNLYSVVTADASNTTVKKATVASAITGATQIENLRITGDGFFIRTSGVVPKVQVNRTPENNINIDIPGATLSPRLTQRDVSVNRYGVNNIQFTELETTPPTVRMTMQLNKNSPDWRASTSAIGGLIVLPNTNPVRLSRDNNSRSTPNTNPVRLSRDNSSRPTSDSNPIPTATTEMTTIEGVELSATGRQLIIKGDRNISANGGWDRTSGLFRIIIPNAKLAAPVRGPVMDANSPVLRVRLQQKDDHTVYVYVQPAAGVQIGEVNQVGDRFVALDLQRNRAVTPPTAFPPLPQPNPQPLSGNSTDNPDAVAQPQPPRPAPRGRVVVVIDPGHGGKDSGAPGLGGLLEKDVVLPISKRIAAVLEQNGIQTVLTRNSDFFVELQGRVDIAERANATLFVSVHGNAIDNRPDVNGLEVYYYDSGYRLAEVVRTTILQNIPTLKDRGTRKARFYVLRKSSMPSILVETGYMTGREDNPRLGNPEYQNRMAEAIAHGIIKYLQQR encoded by the coding sequence GTGAAATTACACTGGTTGATACCTGGTACTGTTTTAAGTATCTCCCTGTTATCGTCGCCTGCTGATGCAGCGAACCTGCAATCTTGGCGTTTTGATGCCGATCAAAATCAGTTGGAAATTAACACTGATGGGGCTGTTCAACCCACCGCACAATTGATTTTCAATCCGACGCGCTTGGTGATTGATTTGCCAGGGATTAAGTTTGGACGTCCACAGCTTGTCCAAAATGTCGGTGGCGCAATTCGCGCTGTCCGAATTGGACAATTTGACCCCCAAATCACGCGGGTTGTAGTCGAACTCAATCCCGGTTATACTCTTGACCCCCAAAAGGTAAAATTTGAGGGCATCAGTGCCAGTCGTTGGCGAGTGCAATTACCAAAGCCAGAACGTGAAGCAGTTAGACAAGTACAATTACCAAAGCCAGAACTTGAGCCAATTGCTGCTGCACCTACCAGAAACCTTTACAGTGTGGTAACCGCAGACGCTTCAAATACCACTGTCAAAAAAGCAACAGTTGCTAGTGCTATTACCGGAGCGACACAAATAGAAAATTTACGGATAACTGGAGATGGGTTTTTCATCCGCACCAGTGGTGTTGTTCCTAAAGTGCAAGTAAATCGCACCCCAGAAAATAATATTAATATTGATATCCCTGGCGCAACTTTATCACCACGCCTAACTCAACGGGATGTAAGTGTAAATCGCTACGGTGTTAACAATATTCAATTCACAGAATTGGAAACAACACCACCAACAGTCCGCATGACAATGCAACTGAACAAAAATAGTCCGGATTGGCGGGCAAGTACAAGCGCTATTGGCGGTTTAATAGTTTTACCAAATACTAATCCAGTAAGATTGTCCAGAGATAATAATTCTCGCTCCACACCCAATACTAATCCAGTGAGATTGTCTAGGGATAATAGTTCTCGCCCCACCTCAGATAGTAACCCCATCCCTACAGCAACCACTGAGATGACAACAATTGAGGGTGTGGAACTGAGTGCTACTGGCAGACAATTAATTATTAAAGGCGATCGCAATATCTCAGCTAACGGTGGTTGGGATCGAACCTCTGGTCTTTTTCGCATCATTATTCCCAATGCTAAACTAGCTGCGCCTGTGAGAGGCCCTGTAATGGACGCTAATAGTCCTGTTCTGCGAGTACGCTTGCAACAAAAAGACGATCATACTGTTTATGTCTACGTCCAACCAGCAGCAGGAGTACAAATCGGGGAAGTTAACCAAGTTGGCGATCGGTTTGTAGCGCTTGATTTACAACGTAATCGGGCAGTCACACCCCCTACCGCTTTTCCACCCCTACCACAACCTAATCCTCAACCACTCTCAGGAAATAGCACAGATAATCCCGATGCAGTCGCACAGCCACAACCACCTCGTCCAGCACCCAGAGGACGAGTTGTTGTTGTTATTGATCCTGGGCATGGCGGCAAAGATTCCGGTGCGCCTGGATTAGGTGGGTTGCTGGAAAAAGATGTTGTTCTGCCTATCAGTAAAAGAATAGCAGCTGTTCTAGAACAAAATGGCATTCAAACTGTCTTGACACGCAATTCTGACTTTTTCGTAGAACTGCAAGGACGAGTGGATATAGCAGAGCGTGCTAATGCAACTTTGTTTGTCAGCGTTCATGGAAATGCCATTGATAACCGTCCTGATGTCAATGGACTCGAAGTTTATTATTACGACAGTGGCTACCGTTTGGCTGAGGTAGTTCGCACTACTATTCTCCAAAATATCCCTACTCTTAAAGACCGAGGAACGCGAAAAGCCAGATTTTACGTCCTCAGGAAGAGTTCTATGCCCTCAATTTTAGTGGAAACAGGTTACATGACTGGTCGAGAGGATAATCCTCGCTTAGGAAACCCAGAATATCAAAATCGAATGGCAGAAGCAATAGCCCATGGTATTATTAAATACTTACAACAAAGATAA